The nucleotide sequence GGCGAGCGCGAGCCCGGCCAGCGCGACCACCAGGAGCAGCCACGGCAGGTGCGGGACGACGCCGTTGCTCGACCCGGCGAGCGTCGGGAAGTTGAGGATCGCCAGCGTCACGATCAGCCCGAGCCCCACCGCGCCCAGCCCGGGGGCGATCAGCGTCTTCACGAGCCGCCGATCCCGCGTGCGGCGGAAATAGACCAGAATCGCCACCGCCGCGAACAATTGCAGGGTGAGGATCCCGAGTGTGCCGAAGCCGGTCATGCTCGCGGTGAGGTCGGCGACCGGATCGAGGCCGGCGAGCCGGAATGCCAGCGCCACCAGCGAACCGAAGACCAGCTGGACGATCGAGGCGTAGCGCGGTGCGCCGTTGCGCGGGCTGGTCTTGCCCAGCAACCGCGGCAGGACGCCGACCCGGCCCAGCGCGTACAGATAGCGGGTGGCCGAATTGTGCAGCGCCAGCAGCGCCGCGAACAGGCTGACCACCAGAAGCAGCAGCATCACCTTCGTCAACGGGCCGCCGAGGTACTCCTGAGCCACCGAAAGCACGAGATCGCCGCTCGACAAATGCGCGGCGGCCACGTCCTGTGCCTGCTCGGCACCGATCGCGCTGACCACGGCCCACGTCGTGAACGCGGCGAACACCCCGATGAACCCGATCGCGATGTAGGTCGCCCGCGGGATCGTCCGCTTCGGATCCTTGGCCTCCTCGCCGAACAGCGCCGTCGCCTCGAACCCGATGAAAGCGTTGGCGGCGAACAACAACGCGAGTCCGCCCGCCCCCTGGAACACGACGGACGGGCTGAACGCGGCGAACGAGAAGCCGTGCCGGAACAGCACGCTGAAGTCCATGATCAGCAGAATCGCCACTTCGAGGATCAGCGAGACACCCAGTACCTTCGCGCTGACCGCGATTCCCCGGCGGCTGAGCAGGAGGACCAGCGCGACCGAAAGCGCGCTCCAGAACAGCCAATCGAGTTTCACGCCGAAGACGTCGTCGATCGCCGTGGAGGTGAAGAACCCGCTCGTGCCGATCGCGCCCGCGACGAAACAGTTGTAGCCGAGCATCGCGACGAACCCGGCGACGAGACCCGGTGTCCTGCCCAGGCCTTTGACCACGAAGGCGTAGAAGCCGCCTGCGCTGGTGAGCACCCGCGACATCTGCGCGTAGCCGACGGCGAACAGCAGCAGGACGACCGTCGCCAGCAGGAACGCCGCGACCATGCCGCCGCCGTTCCCGACCGCGATGCCGATGGCCGCGATCACGATCATCCCGGTCAGGGGCGCGACCGCGGCGAGCACGAGGAAGACGATGCCCGGCACGCCCAGGACGTTCTTGGCGAGCGACGTGTCGTCTCGGCTCATGCGGTGCTCCTCGTCTCGGCTGGACGGCCAGTATGGGAGCGGAAGCGGGCGCGGGCTTTGTCCGTGTGCGCGTGGCACTTGTTCGGCAGCGCCTGTTTCGTCGTCTTGAGTAAAAGAGACGCACCTCGATGCCGGAAGTCCCTACCACTCCCGATCCCGTGATTCCGGGGCTTTTATAGTCTGAATATGCTATAGCACGGGTGTTCGACTCGGCGTAGTGTTGATCTTGTGTCCAGCGATGATGCATCTCCGAAGACGTCCACCGAGTGGTGGCGCGTCGATACCGCGACGCTGCATGCCCGCAAACAAGAACTGGAGGTCCTGAAGCGCCGGGCGGATGCGGAACAGAACGCGATCGTCGCGGAAATCAATTCCCGCGGGGTTCGCGGATGCAGCGGGCATTCGACGTTGGCGGCGTTGATATTTGAGGACTTCCTCGTACCGGACAAGGAAGCCTCCGCCCGCGCTGACCGGGTGCTGGCGTTGCATCCCGGCCCGTCCATCGGTGGGGACCCCGAACCACCCCTGGCGCCCCTCACGGCCGAGGCCGCTGTGGAGGGCGCGATCGGCGGTTCGCAGATCGACGCCATCATCCGCACCCTCGCCCGTATCCCGTCCACGTCCCGGAAGAAGACGTGCGGGCCGGGGAAGCGATCCTGGTCGAGTTGGCCCGCCGCGCCGGACCCCGGCAGATCGCCCGCGCCGGACGCCGCCTGCTCGACGAACTCGACCCCGACGGGAAAGAACCCCGCAACGAGGACCCCAAAGACATCCGGCTGGAGTTGCGGTTCGTGAAGCACCGCGATGGCACCCTTGGCCTGAAAGCGAGAGTCGACCTCGAAACCTACGCCCGCCTGAAATTCGACCTGGATCCGATGGCCAAACCCCACAAAGCCATCGACGGCGTGCGGGACTCCCGCACCCAGGACGAACGCTACGGAGACGCGTTCACCGACTACGTTCGGTTGAAAACCACCAGCCGCAACCTTCCCGGCCAAGCAGGCGAAGCCACCCACATCCTGGTCACCATGTCCTACGACGACCTCATCCGGGACATCGGCGAAGCCCACCTGGACCTCGTGGGGCCGATCAGCGCCACCGACGCGAGGATCCTCGCCTGCGACGCCCGCGTGCGCCCCGGCGTACTCGGCACCGCAGGCGAGCCCCTCGACATCGGCCGGTCCAAACGCACCGTGTCCCCCGCCCAGAAATACGCGCTCACTCTCCGCGACGGCGGCTGTGCTTTCCCCGGCTGCGACATGCCCGTACCCCGCTGCACCGCCCATCACCTTGTTTTCTGGCGGCACCACGGCGAAATCAAAATCGACGATCTCGTGCTGTTGTGCACTCGGCATCATCGGCTGATCCACCGCAGCGAATGGAAAGTCCGGATCGCCCAAGACGGCTTCCCGGAATTCACCCCGCCCGCCTGCCTCGACCCGACCGGCACACCGAGGCGCAACACCATGCACCTCACGACGTAGGCCGAACCCGTTGTTCACACCAGGTAGGGATCGCCGGGGGCGGCACCTCGGAATCCGAGAAACCACTCAAGAACGAGGCTCAGGAAAGGAAGACCATCCGTGCGGCTTCTCCAGGATCTCGATGGTCGCCTGGTCGACGAGGAAATACTGCCCGCCGTCCTCGCGAGGGTTCGTGTAGGCCGCCGTCGCGATCGATCGGCCGAAATCGGCCATCACCGCGATGGGATAGCCGCCGTCGAAGATCTCGCCGTGCGCGGCCGTCGCGACGGTCCCGGTTTCGTACCAGGTGACGAAATACTGCGCCGGGCCGGTTTCGAAGACGCGCAGTGTGGCCTCTTTCTGCCGGACGCCGGCGAAGTCGCCGGACACGCCGGTCCAGATCATCGTCGTCCGGTCCGCGTAGTGCTGCTCCAGCACGTTTCCGGAGCCGTAATGGAAGTTCGCGCGGAGCCCGACGAGGTCGGTGCTGAGCGGATGGGTCCCGGTCACGGGGAAGAAACGGACGTCGAGTCGCACGGGCTGAAACCTCCGGATCGCTGGTATCCGCAGGTTTAGCAGCCCGTCGCACCTCGATCGTTGTCCGGCGAAGCGATCCTCTTGTCGGTGAACGCGAGGATCAGTCGAACATGCCGGGCTGGTAGTCACCGGCAGGCGTCCGGGCGATGACGTTGAGCCGGTTGTACGCGTTGATCGCGGCGATCAGCGCGATCAGGGCACCGATCTGCTCGTCGTCGTAGTGCTTGCGCACCTGCGCCCAGGTGTCGTCGCTGACGCCGTGGTGCGCGTCGGCGATCCGGGTGCCCTCCTCGGTGAGCGTCAGAGCCGCGCGCTCGGGCTCGGTGAACACGTTCGCTTCCCGCCAGGCGGCGACCAGGTTGAGTCGCACCGAGGTCTCGCCGGCATGCGCGGCGTCCTTGCTGTGCATGTCGGTGCAGAAACCGCAGCCGTTGATCTGGCTGG is from Amycolatopsis lurida and encodes:
- a CDS encoding APC family permease → MSRDDTSLAKNVLGVPGIVFLVLAAVAPLTGMIVIAAIGIAVGNGGGMVAAFLLATVVLLLFAVGYAQMSRVLTSAGGFYAFVVKGLGRTPGLVAGFVAMLGYNCFVAGAIGTSGFFTSTAIDDVFGVKLDWLFWSALSVALVLLLSRRGIAVSAKVLGVSLILEVAILLIMDFSVLFRHGFSFAAFSPSVVFQGAGGLALLFAANAFIGFEATALFGEEAKDPKRTIPRATYIAIGFIGVFAAFTTWAVVSAIGAEQAQDVAAAHLSSGDLVLSVAQEYLGGPLTKVMLLLLVVSLFAALLALHNSATRYLYALGRVGVLPRLLGKTSPRNGAPRYASIVQLVFGSLVALAFRLAGLDPVADLTASMTGFGTLGILTLQLFAAVAILVYFRRTRDRRLVKTLIAPGLGAVGLGLIVTLAILNFPTLAGSSNGVVPHLPWLLLVVALAGLALAGWLRRFRPSVYAALETDMEREPSNVVGQ
- a CDS encoding MoaF C-terminal domain-containing protein codes for the protein MRLDVRFFPVTGTHPLSTDLVGLRANFHYGSGNVLEQHYADRTTMIWTGVSGDFAGVRQKEATLRVFETGPAQYFVTWYETGTVATAAHGEIFDGGYPIAVMADFGRSIATAAYTNPREDGGQYFLVDQATIEILEKPHGWSSFPEPRS
- a CDS encoding carboxymuconolactone decarboxylase family protein → MEPRINLFENDVIVKYVKRLGAANRPIEESSLPHATQELVKLRASQINGCGFCTDMHSKDAAHAGETSVRLNLVAAWREANVFTEPERAALTLTEEGTRIADAHHGVSDDTWAQVRKHYDDEQIGALIALIAAINAYNRLNVIARTPAGDYQPGMFD